Part of the Niallia alba genome is shown below.
GGATACGATGAAGAGATGACTATTGAATATGTGAAGCACTTAATCTATATATTAGGGAAATTTAATTGGATAACGAAGACAGCAAAGCGCATTAAGATGCGCGATTTAGGAAAAAGAATGATGGATGTATTAATTCGATTGGCAAATGATTCACTAGCTTATTATATGAATGACGAAGTTGCCAGATCCTTGTTTCAAGCAAAAAGAGATGCAGAAATTAGTGAAGCTTATGATGACAAAGGTATTTCTGGAGGAAATAAATTAGCTAGTATGATCAAAAATGTTGAAGAAGCCATTTTATTATTAATAGAAAGAGAGCTAGAATATTTAGCTGATCGAAATGCGTTATCCCAAGTAGAAGTAATTCATCAACTGATGACAGAATTGGAAATGAAAATGGTGGAACGTCTAGCTAAATTTGAGACATTGGATCAGGAATTAGTATTTGCATCTATCAAACAGAGAGGTATGACAGCTATAAGTGAAGGAACCAAGATTAGCCTTGGGACCATTAATAAAATCCTGAAGTTTGCACATATACAAGAGACTAATTTTATTGAAACGATACAACCAGATTTACTAAGAAATTTTATCGTGCAATCTTTTGATCCGCCAATGGGTTCAGATATTCCAAATGCTCATCAAATTCTTAGTTTTATGGAACAAGGACAGTATGAGGATGAAAATATGGAGGGCCTTTGGGTTCCGATTAAATTCGCTAGCCCATTATCTCCTACCGCTATTGTTGAAGGTATAGACTATATTGAGAATTATGAACCTATCACAGATGAAATTGAAGAAAAGATGGATGCTGATTTTCAAGAGATTGAAGAAATCATGGAGGAGAAGTTAGAAGAAGTAATGGGTGATTCAAAATGGCAAATGACGAAGCAAATGATTCATACCGAGCATATTGAAAAATACCTTGCTGAGGTAGAAGAAGCCGGATTAGATGAGTTAGTTATACAAGCTGGCTCTGAAAAATGGAGTGATGTATTAAATGGTTTAATCGGAGTATCTGCACTGGTGGCAAATAAAAAGGCAGATATTGATGAAAAAGCAAACCGAAAATTACTAGGTAATATGGAAAAAAGAGATTGGAGGTGGACAGATGATGAACAAGGAAGCTATGGAATTAGAAAACGAGGCAAATGAATCTATTAACAATAATTCCTTGTATGCATTACAGTCGCTACAAGGATTTTTAACTAAAGAAGAAGAGCTTACTTTTATGCAAATTTTATTTTCCTCCTCGGCTACAATTCGACAGGGGAACTTTGGTCTTTCCCGCAAAGAGGTGGAGAAATTACTTGGGGCAAATGATGAAGAAGCATTTTTTTCTTTTTTAAAGCGAGTAAATCAAGCAGTTAGTCGGTATTTCAAAGTTGTTTATGATGAACGAAGAAATCAAGTAGTAGTGTTGATGCGTGTTCCTGCAAAACAAGCAAGAAACGTGTTAAATAAAGAGAGCTTGGCTATTCTTATGTTTATTTTTTATCATCAAGAAGTGCTTCAAAATGAATACACATTATTTTCTCAATTGATCAATAGTTTCGGTCATGAGTCCTTGCAGGTAACAAGAAAAATTCAAGCTAATTTAGATCCCTTAAAAAAAATCGGTGCAATCGAAATTTACAATACCAATTCGGATGAAGAGGCTTATCAATTAACAACTATTGGTGCCCATCTATTTTCTGATTCATTTTTACGAAGATATGCAGAGTTCAGCCAATCTAATCAGCTTCATATGGAGGATGTTCTTCGGTTCTTTAAACGTTACAACATGAATGGAGGTTTACTAAATGATACCTTGGAGGATTAGATTTTCAGGAATTCGAGATTATATTCCAACTGTAATGGATTTATCTGGGGAACTCGATCATATTCTTATCTCTGGACCAAACGGAGCAGGTAAATCAACCGTAACATTTTGTATTGGTGGGGTTCTTTATTCCAGTAAAGTAGATGTAGAAGGACTTAAGTCTAATAATCTGCCTTCTGATCATACCTGGCGAGCAAAAATTGATTTTCTATTTAAAAATGAAGGGAGAATTAAGGTTGATGCCCCTCTTTATGTTCAATTCCGTTTGGAAATTGAACAAAAACCTGGAGAGCCAATAAAAAGAGAGTTCTATATTGAAGAGGGAGACGATATTGACAAATGGGAGCGAACCACGAAATTCACTAGTGGTGGCAATTTGAATTTTTCGGAATATAAAAATCAAGTACTCTATAAGTATGCTGTCGATCCTGATGCTTTTTATTTGATTTGGTATCAAAAAGAAGTAAATCAGTTCGCAGTTATGCATCCAGAAGAACGTTTTCGAATCTTTAGTGAGATGAACGGTATTGATAAAATCCAGAAAAACTGGGAAGAAAGTAAGGAGCTTGTTAAGGAAACGGAACAAAGCTTAAAAGAAGCAGAAAGTAAACAAGGTCTCAATAAAATGCATTTAAAGCAAAAGAAAATGGAACTTGATAGGTATCGTGATCGTAACCGGCGACGTGAAGAAGGCTTTAACCAATATTTTAGAGGATTAAAATGGTTGGGAGCATATTATCTAAATCAAATCGACTCTTTGAAATTTCAAATTGAGGACTTATTAGAAGATAAAAAGGAAAAGATAGATACCAATCAGAAGATGAGAATTCATTTCGTTGAGAAAAAAGAAGAACTCGAACAGTTCAGAATGCTAATTGACCAGCTTGAAAATCAAGATAATGAATTTAGAATAGAAGTAAAAGAAATCAATGAACAGCTAAAAGAGACTAATGAAAAAATAAACTCTATTTCCGACCAGATTTCTGAGATCACGAAACAAGTTGACCGGATTGGTATGTCAGAAGAGGATGTATTAGTAAAATTAAGGGAAGCAGAGAAGAAATATAAAGAGATAGATGATTCTATTAAATCAATGGTTACAGAGGCGCAAAATTTATGGAATTACCTAAACGACTTAACTTCAAAAAAAGTAAAACTGTCTTTAGAAATTAAACAGGATAAAGCGCAGGAAAGAAAATTCAAAGATTTGATAGAAACTTATAAAAGCAGTAATGCAATTCAAGCGGAAATGGAAAAAAACAATCGTGATATAGAATTAAATAAAGATAAATTACGAGAGTTGAATGAAAAGGAACAAAAGATTGAAAAAGAGCTACCCCTTTTAAAAAATAATAAAGTATATAATCCTCGTCAAGAGCAGTCCATCCGATTTTTCGAAAAAAATCAAATTGATGTTTTCCCGTTACGAGAACTTGTGGAATTAGATGAGACAGCTAGCCAGCAAGATGAATATTTATTCGACACGATTAAATATACTATATTCGTTAATAAAAAAGAATTTCAAGCACCTAATGATCTATATCATGTTTCTTTACCTGACTTAGTCCCAGATAAAACACTGATGCATTTACCTGACAAACATTTAAAGGTTAAAGATCACCTAGATGAGTATCTTTATCCATATGCAATAAAAGCGCTATGGTGGGTAGAATCATTTTTTAAAGAAGAAAAGCCTTTAATCCTTAATGGCCAGCTTATTGATAATAAGGGGATTCGAGGACCACAAGAGGGAAAAAGAATTATTTTAAGTGAAAAAGTACTGAAATTTCACCAAGTTAAATTAGAGGAAGAGTTAACTCAAATAAAGAAAGGAAAGCTTCAATTGGAAAAGGAAATACAGGAGCTTTACAATCGAAACTCTATCTTATTTAGCAGGAGAGAGTCACTTAAAGAGGCTGAAGCATTTTTAACGAAAGAAAATGAAAGAGAATGGAGGCAAAGTCAGTTTAAAAAGGTAAGCCAAGAGAAAGAAGCTATAGAGAATCAGTATCATATGATTCAAGATGAATTAAATAAACAAAGAACGTCTTACGCTCAATGGGGACAAGCTGTGTCAAAGCATCGAGAATATTTAGATATCTACCAACGTTTTCGGAAAGAACAAGCAAAAATAATGGAAGTGCAAAGATTAAATAGTCTGTTAGTTGAGCTTAATCAAAATAAAATAGATAAAAACAATCAATTAGATGAGGTTTCGGATACGCTAGATACAAAACGTCGTGAAGAAAAACAGCTATTTAGGAAACTAGAAGATTTAGAAACAGATCTTAGTTATCAAGAACGAGAAATCGAACAAATTGAAAGGCAAATAAAAGTAAAATCAGAAGAGCGTGTATCAAACGAAGAGGGATATTCTCGTACAAGAAAAGAAGTACAAAAGCTTCAAGAAATCGTGGGAGATTTAGTGGATAAGTTCTATGATGAGATGGAGCATTTCTCTGAGGTGACAAAATCTCAGGCAGAGGAATTACGTAATAATGGGAAAGTAACCTTTGAATTTGCGATAACTGAAACGGGCATAGATGAAGCAGCCCCAGAGAACTATGCAAAAATGAAAGAAGAATATGATCGGTCAGAAAATGAAGTGAAAAAATCAAAAATCTTATTAGAAGAATATTCAGAACGAATGGAACAGTTTAAAGAGGATTTAGAAGATACGATCAATATGAAAATCATCGGTGTGAATCAGAAATTTATTAACTATATGTCTTTATTTGGTTTTGAAGGAAAAATTGACTGGGATATGAATACCGATCGACGCGGACAAATTCGATATACTCTATTTATTAAAGCAAGAAAAGAAGGACATCGTGGAAAGTTAGAAGATGTAAGTGTTAAAGCACGTGGTGGGAAAGTTGGGAAAGGAGTCTCTGGTGGAGAGGAGTCACTCAGTTCTTTATTGTTTGCGCTAGCATTATTACAAACAATCGAAGCATCACCTGGCTACATTGTACTAGATGAATTTGATAGTGCACTTGATGAAGGAAGAAAGGAAAAAGTGTTTGGATTATATGAACAAGAATTACAACGGAAAATGATTATCCTTACTCCAAAATCTCATGAAGAGGAATATTTATATCGTTTCTCTAAAGCTTATGTTGTTCACCACAATCCAAATATACCCAAAAGCACAGTGTTTAAAGTGAAACGAGTTAGGGATAAAGTGACTGATTAATTGTACCGGTAGGACGGATAATGTCTCTATTTTTATCAAATAGAGATAGGTAACCAGTTACAATACAAGTAAGTTATAAAATTGCTTAAGAAATAAAGATTGTTCATCAAAGTTGAAAGTTTAGACACTACAATTTCAAGGATTAAGTAAAGTCACAATTTAAATCGTCTCTACAATTAAAGTAGAGGCTTTTTTACGTTATTTTATAAGTAATGAGCACTTCAGGCCAATATGAAATAACTATGTAAGTAAAAAGAAAATTGATTTTAATAATAGGTAGTTAGCCGAAATGAAGCAAAATAAAAATAAGGATGCAAACAGTATTTTCTTTATTAGGATGCCTCTTTTAATAAAAACTATCAATGTAAATACCCAAAAACCCTTGACATAAAAGAGAAGTAAATGTCAGTTTATAAAACGTAATGATTACGATTTTAAAAAAAATACATAGAGAAGAGGGGAAAAAATGAAAAGACTGTTATTTGGCTTTTCGTGCTTATTATTAGTTAGTTTGTTCTTAACCGCATGTCAAGGAACAGAAGATGAGAAAGAAGATAAAAAAGGAGAAGAAGCATCAGAGCAACAAGCTCCAGAAAGTATTAAAATGGAAGGAATTGCTGATCACTATCATACGGGAGACAAAATGGAGTTAACTGCCGTTTTGGATGAAGAAACAGACGCTGATCATTGGCATTGGTATAGTAGGGAAAATGCCAATGATGAATGGGCAGTTGTTTCGGGACAAGAAACAGAAACATTTACTGGTGAAGCAACAGTTAATGGCTTAGAAATAAAGGCAGTCTTATTCGATCAGGATGATAAGGCTATTGCCCAATCCGCACCTGCTCAAATCGTAATTGATGATCATCATGGACATGATGAAGCAAGCAAGAAAATATATCAAGGGTATTTTGAAGATAGTCAAGTAAAGAATCGTGAATTGTCTGATTGGGAAGGCGACTGGCAGTCTGTTTATCCATATCTTTTATCTGGAGATTTAGATGAAGTGTTTGCACATAAAGCAGAAAATGGAGATATGACGAAAGAAAAATACATGCTTTCATTAAAGCAGATCCAGATGGAAAAGACATTTATGAAAAAAATGCAGAAGCTTTTATGAAAGAACTTCAATTATTAGATGAAGAATATCAAGCGGCTTTAAAAGATGCCAAGAATCGTGTTTTTGTCGTACAACACCAAGCATTTGGATACATTGCGAAGCGATATAACTTAGAGCAGATTGCCATTGGCGGCTTATCTACAGAAGTAGAACCGAGCGCAGCGCGTATGGCAGAGATCGGAAATCTTGTAAAAGAGCATAATGTCCCAGTTATCTATTATCAACATGGAGCCAACTCTGCAATCGCCAAAACGGTTGCTGCTGAAACAGGGACAGAGACAGCTATTTTGTATGATTTAGAGGTTTTGTCTAGCGAGTTACAAGAAAAGGATTTAGGATATGTGGATGCGATGCGTGATAACTTAAAAGCATTACAGCTAAGTGTTCAATAATTGCACCTAAAAAAACGTCTCCATGTAGAGGCGTTTTTTTAGATATTTAAGACTATTAAATTATGTTAATCCGTTTACGGAGGATAAAATTATGTGCCTAAATGAAAGAGTACTTTACATAATAGTAAATACTCCAAGAAAGTGAATTTTAACTAGAAAATCTTAAGGAATTAATAAAATATTTTAATATGAAAAGTAAGTTATGGAATGTAAGACCTTAAACGACTATATATTATCTTAATGAATATTATTTTTGAAATTATCTCACACAAAGGAAGTCTAGAAAAATAGGGATGTAATTTCACTGCAAAAACTAATGAAATCCTATATATCAAAATAATATAAAAGCAATAGAGCAATAACAATAAATACCCGTTTACTTAATGAAATTCATATTATTAACATATTTTACTTCTCAAAGGAATTCTTCTAATGATTAAACGATATACAAAGGAGGAACCTTCATGATTACCTTAACTGGCAGCAAACTAACCCTATCCCAACTAAAAAAAATCCTCTATACCAGCGAACCCGTCCAAGCCTCAAAGGAAAGCCTAACCAAAGTAAAAAACAGCCGAAAAGCTGTTGAAGAAATCGTAAACCAAGAAAAAACGGTCTATGGTATTAACACCGGTTTCGGCAAACTTAGTGATGTCCGCATTGATAAAAATGATGTAGAAACATTGCAGCTTAATTTAATTCATTCCCATGCCTGTGGAGTAGGCGAACCTTTTCCAGAAGTGGTTTCAAGAGCCATGCTTCTTCTGCGCGCAAATGCCTTGCTTAAAGGTTATTCAGGAGTTCGTCCCCTCATTATTGATAGATTACTAATACTTCTAAATAAAGCAATCCATCCGGTTATCCCCCAGCAAGGATCACTTGGTGCAAGCGGAGATCTTGCACCTTTATCTCATCTTGCCTTGACACTTCTCGGTGAAGGAGAAGTATTTTACAAAGGAACAAGAATTCCTGCTCAACAAGCTTTACAAGCGGAGGGTTTAGAACCAATCAAGCTTTCTGCTAAAGAAGGTTTAGCGCTTATCAATGGAACACAAGCAATGACTGCTATGGGTGCTGTTGCTTACTTAGAAGCGGAGAAGCTAGCCTATCAATCGGAACAAATTGCCGCAGTTACGATGGAAGGACTAAGGGGAATTATTGATGCATTCGATGATGACGTGCACCAAGCAAGAGGATATCAAGAACAAATAGATGTCGCTCAGCGAATGCGCGCATATCTTGCTGGTAGTAAGCTAATAACGGTACAAGGGGAACTACGTGTTCAGGATGCTTATTCGCTTCGTTGTATTCCCCAAGTGCATGGTGCCACTTGGCAAACATTGCAATATGTTAAAGACAAACTAGAGATAGAGATTAATGCAGCGACAGATAATCCACTGATTTTTGACGATGGCAAAAAAATCATTTCTGGTGGTAATTTTCATGGACAGCCGATTGCACTTGCAATGGACTTTTTGGGGATTGCGATGGCGGAACTGGCTAATATTTCAGAGCGACGGATTGAACGATTAGTTAATCCGCAGTTAAATGATTTACCGCCATTTTTAAGCTCGAAGCCAGGTTTGCAATCTGGGGCGATGATTATGCAGTATGTTGCAGCTTCGCTTGTTTCGGAAAATAAAACACTTGCTCATCCTGCTAGTGTCGATTCAATTCCGTCTTCAGCAAATCAGGAGGATCATGTCAGCATGGGGACGATTGGTGCAAGGCATGCGTATCAAATCATTCAACATACCCGACAAGTGCTGGCAATTGAATTGATTTGTGCATCACAGGCTGCAGAAATTCGTGGCAAGGAAAAGATGGCAGCTTTTACGCAAAGGTTAGTAGAACAAGTCAGAAAGTATGTTGCATCAATAGAGGTGGACCGTATTTTTTCGAACGATATGGAGAAGTTAAGCAAGGCATTAAAAAAATCATTTGAAATAGATTCAGAGGGAAAAAGCTAGAATCATTGAAGAAAGAAATAAGAGCATAGAAAAATTAACTTCCACAACACAGAATTACTAGATATTAAAACAAGAAAATTTGCATTTAAGGGGCTGATACATGTGACAAAAATAAATAGACAAGTAGAACAATATACAGGGACTACACTACACACGAAAAATTGGATTCAAGAAGCAGCATTACGGATGTTAAACAATAACTTGAACCCAGAAGTAGCGGAAAATCCTGATCAATTAGTGGTTTATGGCGGCATAGGAAAAGCAGCCCGTAATTGGGAATGTTATGAAGCGATTGTCCATGAATTAATGCAATTGGAAAATGATGAAACACTTCTTATCCAGTCAGGAAAGCCGGTAGCTGTATTTAAAACACATAAAGACGCACCGAAAGTATTAATTGCCAATTCCAATCTCGTTCCCGCATGGGCCAATTGGGATCACTTTAATGAATTAGATAAAAAGGGTTTGATGATGTACGGCCAGATGACTGCAGGAAGTTGGATTTACATCGGTAGTCAAGGAATTGTCCAAGGTACATATGAAACTTTTGCAGAATGTGCCCGCCAACATTTCGGTGGTTCGCTTAAAGGAACCATTACATTGACGGCTGGTCTTGGTGGAATGGGTGGTGCCCAGCCGCTAGCAGTAACCTTAAATGAAGGCGTCTGTATTGCGGTAGAAGTGGACCAACATCGCATCGACCGTAGATTAGAAACGAAGTATTTGGATACCTCTACAGCTAGCTTAGATGAAGCAATTCGGTTGGCGAAGGAAGCAAAGCAAGAAGGTCGCCCCCTTTCCATTGGATTACTTGGAAATGCTGCCGAAATTTTACCGCAAATGATTGAAATGGGATTTATCCCAGATGTACTGACAGATCAAACTTCTTCCCATGATCCACTAAACGGCTATGTGCCAGCAAACATGACACTTACTGAAGCGGCAGAGCTAAGAGTTTCCAACCCAAATGCTATCGCAGATTTAGCGAAAAAAAGTATTGCAACACATGTACAGGCGATGTTAGAGATGCAAGCAAAAGGAGCAGTAACCTTTGACTATGGGAACAACATTAGACAGGTTGCCAAAGATGAAGGCGTAGCGAATGCTTTCGATTTTCCTGGCTTTGTTCCTGCATATATTCGCCCCCAATTTTGTGAAGGAAAAGGACCATTCCGTTGGGTCGCATTATCTGGAGATCCAGAAGATATTTATAAAACAGACGAGGTCATTTTAAGGGAATTTAGCGATAACGAATCTTTATGTAAGTGGATTAAAATGGCACAGGACAAAATTCGTTTTCAAGGTTTGCCATCTCGGATTTGCTGGCTTGGTTATGGAGAACGAGCACGGTTTGGAAAGCTTATTAATGACATGGTTGCAAATGGAGAATTAAAAGCACCAATCGTTATTGGGCGTGACCATTTAGACTCTGGCTCTGTTGCATCGCCAAACCGTGAGACAGAGGGTATGAAGGATGGCAGTGATGCAGTAGCGGATTGGCCGATTTTAAATGCACTGATCAATAGTGTTGGTGGTGCTAGTTGGGTGAGTGTTCACCATGGTGGGGGTGTTGGGATGGGCTACTCCCTACATGCAGGCATGGTCATTGTTGCCGATGGAACAAAGGATGCAGAAAAACGTTTAGAGCGCGTATTGACCACAGACCCAGGGATGGGGGTAGTGAGGCATGTGGATGCAGGATACGAGGCTGCCGTAAAGACAGCTAAAGAAAAAGGGATTCATATTCCGATGTTAAAAGATGCGGAGGTGTAAAGCTTGGCAGAGATTTTATTTATAAAACATGCTGCACAATTGATTACAGTAGAAGGGCATACGGCAACACCAGCTAAAAAACAAGCGATGAACAAAATTACTGTAATTGAAAATGGTGCTGTACTTGTTAAGGATGGCAGGATTGTTGATGTTGGCGAAACAAGTGCAATCGAAGCAAAATATCCGGAATGGATTGCTCATGCTAAACAAATAAATGCGACGAATAAAACAGTAACGCCAGGTTTAATCGATCCACATACCCATCTCGTTCATGCTGGAACTAGAGAAAATGAATATGCGATGCGTCTTCAAGGCAAAACCTATATGGATATTATGAACGCGGGTGGAGGAATTCATGCTACTACTCGCGCGACGCAAGAAGCATCATTCGAGCAGTTATACGAAGAGTCGAAAGCAAGATTAGATAAATTTTTACTTTATGGAGTGACGACAGTAGAAGCAAAAAGTGGCTACGGTTTATCGCTGGAACATGAAATAAAACAGCTTGAGGTAGCAAAAAAACTCCAGCAAGATCACCATATCGATATCGTTTCTACTTTTATGGGGGCACATGCCATCCCTCTCGCTGATAAAAATAATCCAGAACGCTTTGTCGAGGAAGTAGTAAATGAGATGATTCCAGAAGTCGCACGCAGAGGATTAGCTACTTTCAATGACGTCTTTTGTGAACGCGGCGTATTTACGCCAAAACAATCTCGGCGCATATTAGAAGCTGGAAAAGAACATGGATTAATTCCGAAAATCCATGCTGATGAAATTGAACCATACGCTGGGGCAGAGCTAGCGGCAGAAGTGGGCGCGATATCTGCGGATCATCTATTAAGAGCTTCAGATCAAGGGATTGAACAGATGGCAGAGCGTGATGTTATAGGTGTTTTATTACCAGGCACCGCCTTTTTCCTAATGGCAGAATTTGCGGAAGCAAGAAAAATGATTGACCGTGGCGTTGCCGTTGCTTTATCGACAGATGCCAATCCAGGCTCCTCTCCGACACTATCACTTCCATTCATTATGAATCTTGGCTGCTTGAAGATGGGGATGACACCAGAAGAGGTTCTCACCGCAACAACCATAAATGCAGCACATGCCATTGGCCGTGCAGATACGATAGGCAGTTTAGAAAAAGGCAAACAAGCAGATATAACGATTTTTGACGTACCTAATTATCTAACTTTATCGTATCAATATGGTATGAATCACGTTGATACAGTCATAAAAAAAGGCGTTCCAGTTGTCGTAGGAAAACAGTTTCAATAAAAGGAAGGAATGAGTGGTGGAGATAGTCATCATTTTTCCACTGAAAGTATGATGACTTTTATCCGACTTTTAACGGGGAGTAAGACCGAACTGATGGGAGTTCTTTCTTAATCAAGGATGATTGAGGGCATTGGATGAATGAGAGAGGGGGAGGATTGATGAAGAAGCTTAGTGTAAATAAACAACGAATCGAAGCGAAACTTTTTGCATTAGGCAAAATTGGCCGTAATGAAAATGGAGGGTTGGACCGGACAACATTTACTCCAGCTGAAATCGAAGCGAGGAACTGGTTGAAAAAGGAGCTTAATCGACTATGTTTAACTGTCCATGTTGATCAAGCGGCAAACATATGGGCGAGGAGAGAAGGGACTAATCCCGAATTGCCAGTCCTTGCTTTTGGTTCCCATATCGATTCTGTGCCAAATGGAGGCATGTATGATGGAGCGCTTGGTGTGATCCTTGCGCTGGAAGTAATGCATGTGTTGGAGGAATATGGAGTAAAGACAAAACATCCATTAGAGCTTGTTTCTTTTAGTGCAGAGGAACCAAACCCATTTGGTCTATCGACATTTGGCAGCAGAGCGATGACGGGAAAATTAACTGTTGAATCTATCACTGGTGTCACCAATTCGGATGGCTGCCTGTTAACAGAAGCTTTACGGGAAGCTGGCGGTGATCCCGATAATTTTGCAAGAGCTGTAAGAAGCCCTCATGAATTTGCTGCCTATTTGGAAGTCCATATTGAACAAGGTAAAAGGTTACTACAACGTGAGATCCCTATTGGACTTGTAACTGGGATTACGGGGATTTATCGTGAGGAAGTGACGGTTATTGGGGAAGCGAGTCATGCAGGGACGACATTAATGAAGGATAGAGTGGATGCATTCCTGGCAACTGTTAGCATGGCACTTGCGTTAGAAGAGGTCTTACTACATGATCCCGATGAGGAAGTCGTTGGTACGATTGGTCAGGTTATTGTAAAGCCGAATGCAACAAATATTGTGCCAGGTGAAGTTACATTTTCTTTAGAAATTAGAGGGCAATCAAAGGAGAAAATCCAGGATGTGTTATCACAATGGGAAGATAAAGTACAAATCATTCATCGACATAGAAAAATCAAGGTCATACGAACAGTTAAGCTCAATCAAGCACCAGTAGCGATGAGTGAAAAGATAATAGCATGTTGTGAGGATCAGGCGAATAAACTGGGCTATCCTACTTATCGATTAGGAAGCATGGCGGGCCATGATGCAGCACATATGGCATCTATTACAACATCTGGTATGTTATTTGTTCCTAGTTTAGCAGGGAAAAGTCATTGTCCAGAAGAGGCAAGTCGGATTGTAGACATTGAAAAAGCTGGAAACGTATTATTGCATTCTATTTTGGCATTGGATAACAGCCTATAAGGAGGCAAAAGCATGGGGCATTTATTTATAGCGGATAGTGTTTATACAAATGCAAAGTTTCATGACCAATATAGCTTCTTTGTGGAAAATGGTGTGATAAAAGAGATTGGTCCGACTGGACAGTTAAAAGAAAAATATAAAGGGGCAAGTATCCATTCATTAGAAGGAAAGACGGTTATTCCAGGCACCGTAAATTCACATAATCATTCCTTTCAAAGTTTACTGAGAGGGATTGCTGTAGATCGACCTTTTTTAGAATGGCGGGATGAAGCATTATATAAATATACACCTTACTTAGATGAAGAGGCGATTTACACTGGTGCATTATTTGCGTTTGGGGAGATGCTACGCTATGGAGCGACGACTGTCAGCGATTTTTTCTATGTCCATAACAATGGGGTAGCGTATGATGAAGCCGTGATTCAAGCAGCAAAGGATGTTGGAATTAGACTCGTTTTAGCACGAACGATGTATGATTGGGATGGGGCTCCGAAAGCTTATATGGAGACAATAAATCAAGCTGTTTCAAGGACGTATCAGTTAGCAAAAAAATATCAAGGCAGTTCAATGGTACATATACAGCCTGCGCCACACAGCCCTCATGCCGCATCTCCAGAAATGATTAAAGCTGGGCATCGTCTCGCATGTGAAATAGATACCCCCTTCCATATTCATGTAGCAGAGGAACCGTTTGAGGTCGAAGAGACGTTAGAAAAATATCGACTTCGACCAGTTCATTATTTGGATTCATTAGGAGTAGTAGATGAGCGCATGATTGCGATTCATTTAGTTTGGCTAGAGCAAACGGAAATAGAGCTGTT
Proteins encoded:
- the hutU gene encoding urocanate hydratase — translated: MTKINRQVEQYTGTTLHTKNWIQEAALRMLNNNLNPEVAENPDQLVVYGGIGKAARNWECYEAIVHELMQLENDETLLIQSGKPVAVFKTHKDAPKVLIANSNLVPAWANWDHFNELDKKGLMMYGQMTAGSWIYIGSQGIVQGTYETFAECARQHFGGSLKGTITLTAGLGGMGGAQPLAVTLNEGVCIAVEVDQHRIDRRLETKYLDTSTASLDEAIRLAKEAKQEGRPLSIGLLGNAAEILPQMIEMGFIPDVLTDQTSSHDPLNGYVPANMTLTEAAELRVSNPNAIADLAKKSIATHVQAMLEMQAKGAVTFDYGNNIRQVAKDEGVANAFDFPGFVPAYIRPQFCEGKGPFRWVALSGDPEDIYKTDEVILREFSDNESLCKWIKMAQDKIRFQGLPSRICWLGYGERARFGKLINDMVANGELKAPIVIGRDHLDSGSVASPNRETEGMKDGSDAVADWPILNALINSVGGASWVSVHHGGGVGMGYSLHAGMVIVADGTKDAEKRLERVLTTDPGMGVVRHVDAGYEAAVKTAKEKGIHIPMLKDAEV
- the hutI gene encoding imidazolonepropionase, producing the protein MAEILFIKHAAQLITVEGHTATPAKKQAMNKITVIENGAVLVKDGRIVDVGETSAIEAKYPEWIAHAKQINATNKTVTPGLIDPHTHLVHAGTRENEYAMRLQGKTYMDIMNAGGGIHATTRATQEASFEQLYEESKARLDKFLLYGVTTVEAKSGYGLSLEHEIKQLEVAKKLQQDHHIDIVSTFMGAHAIPLADKNNPERFVEEVVNEMIPEVARRGLATFNDVFCERGVFTPKQSRRILEAGKEHGLIPKIHADEIEPYAGAELAAEVGAISADHLLRASDQGIEQMAERDVIGVLLPGTAFFLMAEFAEARKMIDRGVAVALSTDANPGSSPTLSLPFIMNLGCLKMGMTPEEVLTATTINAAHAIGRADTIGSLEKGKQADITIFDVPNYLTLSYQYGMNHVDTVIKKGVPVVVGKQFQ
- a CDS encoding Zn-dependent hydrolase, translating into MKKLSVNKQRIEAKLFALGKIGRNENGGLDRTTFTPAEIEARNWLKKELNRLCLTVHVDQAANIWARREGTNPELPVLAFGSHIDSVPNGGMYDGALGVILALEVMHVLEEYGVKTKHPLELVSFSAEEPNPFGLSTFGSRAMTGKLTVESITGVTNSDGCLLTEALREAGGDPDNFARAVRSPHEFAAYLEVHIEQGKRLLQREIPIGLVTGITGIYREEVTVIGEASHAGTTLMKDRVDAFLATVSMALALEEVLLHDPDEEVVGTIGQVIVKPNATNIVPGEVTFSLEIRGQSKEKIQDVLSQWEDKVQIIHRHRKIKVIRTVKLNQAPVAMSEKIIACCEDQANKLGYPTYRLGSMAGHDAAHMASITTSGMLFVPSLAGKSHCPEEASRIVDIEKAGNVLLHSILALDNSL
- a CDS encoding amidohydrolase family protein, with protein sequence MGHLFIADSVYTNAKFHDQYSFFVENGVIKEIGPTGQLKEKYKGASIHSLEGKTVIPGTVNSHNHSFQSLLRGIAVDRPFLEWRDEALYKYTPYLDEEAIYTGALFAFGEMLRYGATTVSDFFYVHNNGVAYDEAVIQAAKDVGIRLVLARTMYDWDGAPKAYMETINQAVSRTYQLAKKYQGSSMVHIQPAPHSPHAASPEMIKAGHRLACEIDTPFHIHVAEEPFEVEETLEKYRLRPVHYLDSLGVVDERMIAIHLVWLEQTEIELLGSRNTSLVYCPSSNMFLADGITKIPDLAKAGVNITLGSDGACSNNRISVFEEMRMCSILQKVDRLDGTCVNAQQVFEMGTKNAGEILHLPIGKLEQGMQADFVAIDTNDLSLLPKTNLIANIVYSMQPNAIKDVFVEGKQIVGDGKLLTVSEDAIGKRVNAFFERNRGR